The Cystobacter fuscus DSM 2262 DNA segment ATCATGGCGCACATCGACGCCGGCAAGACCACGACCACGGAACGGATCCTGTTCTACGCGGGCGCCATCCACAAGATGGGCGAGGTGCACGAAGGCACCACCACGACGGACTGGATGGTGCAGGAGCGCGAGCGTGGCATCACCATCACCTCGGCGGCCATCACCGCGTTCTGGAACCGCAACGAGCAGAAGTACCGCATCAACATCATCGACACGCCGGGCCACGTGGACTTCACCATCGAGGTGGAGCGCTCGCTGCGCGTGCTGGACGGGGCCATCGCGGTGTTCGACGCGGTCAACGGCGTGGAGCCGCAGTCGGTGACGGTGTGGCGCCAGGCGGACAAGTACAAGGTTCCGCGCATCTGCTTCGTGAACAAGATGGACCGGGTGGGGGCGGACTACGAGATGTCCGTGGGCACCATCCGCGAGAAGCTGGGCGCGCGTCCGGTGCGCCTGCAGCTGCCGCTGGGGGCCGAGGACAAGCACCGCGGCGTCATCGACTTGGTACGCATGAAGGCGCTCGTCTTCTCCGACTCGGAGATGGGCAGCCGCTACGACGAGGTGGAGATCCCCGAGGACTTCCGGGCCGAGGCGGACGCGGCGCGCGCGGAGTTGGTGGAGACGGCGGCCGAGCAGGACGACGCGCTCACCGAGAAGTTCCTCGAGGGCACGGAGCTCACGGAGGCGGAGATCCGCTTGGCCATCCGCAAGGGGTGCCTGGCGCTGAGCATCTTCCCGGTGTTCTGCGGCTCTTCCTTCAAGCACAAGGGCGTACAGCCGCTCCTGGACGCGGTGGTGGACTACCTGCCGGGCCCGCTCGACATCCCGCCCGTGCAGGGCAAGAACCCCAAGGGCAAGGAAGAGACGCGGGAGACGAGCGACAAGGCGCCCTTGAGCGCGCTGGCGTTCAAGATCATGCCGGACCCGTCCTTCCCGTCGCAGTCGCTCACCTTCTTGCGCATCTACTCGGGGAGCCTGGAGTCGGGCTCGGCGGTGTGGAACTCGGTGAAGGGCAAGCGCGAGCGCATCGGACGGTTGGTGCAGATGCGCGCGGACAAGAAGGACGAGGTGCCCGAGTGCTACGCGGGGGACATCTGCGCGGTGGTGGGCATGAAGCTGGCCACCACGGGCGACACCCTGTGTGACGACAAGCACCCCATCATCCTCGAGCAGATGGAGTTCCCCGAGCCCGTCATCGACGTGGCCATCGAGCCCAAGTCCACGGCGGACCAGGAGAAGATCCACACGAGCCTGGCGCGCCTGGCGGTGGAGGATCCGTCGTTCCGGGTGAGGACGAACGAGGAGACGGGGCAGACGCTCATCGCGGGCATGGGCGAGCTGCACCTGGAGATCATCGTCGACCGGCTGCTGCGCGAGTTCAAGGTGGACGCCAACGTGGGCAAGC contains these protein-coding regions:
- the fusA gene encoding elongation factor G encodes the protein MPREYPLERYRNIGIMAHIDAGKTTTTERILFYAGAIHKMGEVHEGTTTTDWMVQERERGITITSAAITAFWNRNEQKYRINIIDTPGHVDFTIEVERSLRVLDGAIAVFDAVNGVEPQSVTVWRQADKYKVPRICFVNKMDRVGADYEMSVGTIREKLGARPVRLQLPLGAEDKHRGVIDLVRMKALVFSDSEMGSRYDEVEIPEDFRAEADAARAELVETAAEQDDALTEKFLEGTELTEAEIRLAIRKGCLALSIFPVFCGSSFKHKGVQPLLDAVVDYLPGPLDIPPVQGKNPKGKEETRETSDKAPLSALAFKIMPDPSFPSQSLTFLRIYSGSLESGSAVWNSVKGKRERIGRLVQMRADKKDEVPECYAGDICAVVGMKLATTGDTLCDDKHPIILEQMEFPEPVIDVAIEPKSTADQEKIHTSLARLAVEDPSFRVRTNEETGQTLIAGMGELHLEIIVDRLLREFKVDANVGKPQVAYRETISRAVETEGKFMRPLGGKNQFGHVWLRVSPNKAGQGFVFENTIPAEKVTKEFVEAVKQGVQESLQSGPIAGYPLLDVKVEAFDGSMHDTESSEMAFKIAGSMAFREAVRGADPVLLEPIMDCEVVTPNDFTGDVIGDLTARRGRIQGMEPRPGGVQAILAQVPLAKMFGYSTDLRSRSQGRATYTMRFSNYAPAPKDALNR